From Solidesulfovibrio carbinoliphilus subsp. oakridgensis, the proteins below share one genomic window:
- a CDS encoding ABC transporter ATP-binding protein, giving the protein MAAILEMQGVCAHYGRIQALRDVSLTVGEGEIVTIIGANGAGKSTTLMTICGIVKATSGHVRYQGRPITDVRADLLPAMGLCQVPEGRRIFPRLTVRENLDMGAFFRRDADGIEADLGLVYRLFPVLFERRRQHGGTLSGGEQQMLAIARALMSRPKMLLLDEPSLGLSPMISQHIFRIIRNVNEERGMTILLVEQNANIALKLADRAYVLETGAVVMEDKADRLRENTDIKKAYLGQ; this is encoded by the coding sequence GTGGCCGCAATTCTGGAAATGCAGGGCGTCTGCGCCCACTACGGCCGCATCCAGGCCCTTCGCGACGTGTCCCTGACCGTCGGCGAGGGCGAGATCGTCACCATCATCGGGGCCAACGGCGCGGGCAAGTCCACCACGCTCATGACCATCTGCGGCATCGTCAAGGCGACCAGCGGCCACGTCCGCTACCAGGGCCGGCCCATCACCGACGTGCGGGCCGACCTGCTCCCGGCCATGGGCCTTTGCCAGGTTCCGGAAGGCCGGCGCATCTTCCCCCGGCTGACCGTGCGCGAAAACCTCGACATGGGGGCCTTTTTCCGCCGCGACGCCGACGGCATCGAAGCCGACCTCGGCCTCGTCTACCGCCTCTTCCCGGTCCTTTTCGAGCGGCGCCGGCAGCACGGCGGCACGCTGTCCGGCGGCGAACAGCAGATGCTGGCCATCGCCCGGGCCCTCATGAGCCGGCCGAAAATGCTCCTCCTCGACGAGCCGTCGCTTGGCCTCTCGCCCATGATCTCCCAGCACATTTTCCGCATCATCCGAAACGTCAACGAGGAGCGGGGCATGACCATCCTGCTCGTCGAACAAAACGCCAACATCGCGCTCAAACTCGCCGACCGGGCCTACGTCCTCGAAACAGGCGCCGTGGTCATGGAAGACAAGGCCGACCGGCTGCGCGAAAACACGGACATCAAGAAGGCCTACCTTGGACAATAG
- the livM gene encoding high-affinity branched-chain amino acid ABC transporter permease LivM, giving the protein MTRGSRKSWLYFGLGLAWFYLLLWPLMGIRDGGFHFEDSFLVWLRVAVAATICFVLYRLGKRGSLDPVLRPLGQARDAVCGTLSRAPRWMLLAPLLALALAYPMLTNRYAQDVAINVLVYICLGLGLNVVVGLCGLLDLGYIAFYGVGAYTYALLSIHFGLPFWVCLPVCALFAAVAGCIIGYPTLRMRGDYLAIVTLGFGEIVRIVLNNWMALTGGPNGLLGIKAPGVYVPSFTDGSFSFEYLLLRKLEYLYYVILALAVFTIVAVYRINYSRIGRAFEAIREDETAAELMGVDTFRFKLLAYALGAVFGGLAGAFFSARMRFVSPESFTFIESAMVLAMVVLGGMGSIPGVILGALALVALPEVFRGFELYRMLAFGGAMAFMMLVRPAGLWPAARLGKRSDDSE; this is encoded by the coding sequence ATGACACGCGGGTCTAGGAAATCCTGGCTGTATTTCGGGCTGGGCCTGGCCTGGTTTTACCTCCTCCTGTGGCCGCTCATGGGCATCCGCGACGGCGGATTCCATTTCGAGGACTCCTTTCTGGTCTGGCTGCGGGTGGCCGTGGCCGCGACCATCTGCTTCGTCCTTTACCGGCTCGGCAAGCGCGGCTCCCTCGATCCGGTGCTGCGGCCCCTGGGCCAGGCCCGCGACGCCGTTTGCGGCACCCTCTCCCGGGCCCCCCGATGGATGCTCCTGGCGCCGCTCCTGGCCCTGGCCCTGGCCTATCCCATGCTGACCAACCGGTACGCCCAGGACGTGGCCATAAACGTCCTGGTCTACATCTGCCTCGGCCTTGGCCTCAATGTCGTGGTCGGTCTCTGCGGCCTGCTCGACCTCGGCTACATCGCCTTTTACGGCGTCGGGGCCTACACCTACGCCCTGCTCTCCATCCACTTCGGCCTGCCCTTCTGGGTTTGCCTGCCGGTCTGCGCCCTGTTCGCGGCCGTGGCCGGCTGCATCATCGGCTACCCGACGCTTCGCATGCGCGGCGACTATCTGGCCATCGTGACGCTCGGGTTCGGCGAGATCGTGCGCATCGTGCTCAACAACTGGATGGCGCTGACCGGCGGCCCAAACGGCCTGCTCGGCATCAAGGCCCCGGGCGTCTACGTGCCCTCCTTCACGGACGGCTCCTTTTCCTTCGAGTACCTGCTCCTTCGAAAGCTCGAATACCTCTACTACGTCATCCTGGCCCTGGCCGTTTTCACCATCGTAGCCGTCTACCGCATCAACTATTCGCGCATCGGCCGGGCCTTCGAGGCCATCCGCGAGGACGAGACCGCGGCCGAGCTGATGGGGGTGGACACCTTCCGGTTCAAGCTCCTGGCCTACGCCCTGGGCGCGGTCTTCGGCGGCCTGGCCGGAGCCTTTTTCTCGGCCCGGATGCGGTTTGTGAGCCCGGAAAGCTTCACCTTCATCGAGTCGGCCATGGTGCTGGCCATGGTCGTTCTCGGCGGCATGGGCTCGATTCCGGGCGTCATCCTCGGGGCCCTGGCCCTGGTCGCCCTGCCGGAAGTCTTCCGGGGATTCGAGCTCTACCGCATGTTGGCCTTTGGCGGGGCCATGGCCTTCATGATGCTCGTGCGCCCGGCCGGCCTGTGGCCGGCGGCGCGTCTTGGCAAACGTTCGGACGATTCGGAGTAG